Part of the Nicotiana tabacum cultivar K326 chromosome 20, ASM71507v2, whole genome shotgun sequence genome, ACCAATATGGTCAATAGAATCTCTGATCATACCACCTGAGGTAGAAAGGATGTGATGAACTCTAATGTTGTGGACAATCACATTGTGCACAAATTGTATGGTTAGTCCTGCTCCATATGCAACATGAACAGAAACTCCCCTGCCATCAATTGTCTTATCATTGTTGATCATCAGTTCTTGCTGCAACTTGATTATCATCGACTTCTCGAAGATAATCCACAACGGCTCTTCTTGGATGACAGCGTGGCGAAGGGTTCCTGGCTTTGGCTCTTCCACGTTATCATCCGAGGGATCGGTGACAACGTAGAACTTACCGTCTTTACCACCAGTTGTGCCATGGCCAAATCCCCTAGCACAATCTGCTAATGCCTTCCTGTTATTAGCCCAGTTTTTGTCACACCTCCAACATTTGTCAATTGGATTGTATGCCTTGCAACCATCATTGTCATCCTTATCATCTTTATCTTCTTCCTTCAGATGCCTCCTTGTGCCATTAAAAATTGTTCTGCAATGTTTGACAATAACTAATGTCAATTAAAAAAAGGGAAGATGTCCAAATTTTACCACTCTATTATGCAAAATATCTTAATTTTACCCTCCATTATACTTCCAGCCTGGGGCTATTCATACCTTTGTCGTTAGCAAATCATCTCATATTTGCCCTTGCTTTTATTGGAACTCCAACGTGGTCTAAGTGGATTCCATATGTCAAAATACTCGAGGGGAAAAGGTCTAAATTCACCCATGTACGTTTCATTATGGGTTAAAATTACCTCAGTTATACTTTATTGGAGCTTCATAAGGAAAGATACTAGACGATTTGCTAACGATAAGGGTAATGATCGCCTTCCCCGGTCCTTCCACGGACCCGTGCCTAAAAAGCTTTTGGTCAACCCACAAACCAAGAGACCCTTAGACAAAGAAaccatttgttcaaacaaaaaaaaatacttactcTCCAACTTCTTTGTTGAAAGTATCAGTGAGTTCCTCAGGATTTTCATTATAAGCAGCAAGAGAGGATTTGAGGGCTTCTTCAGCTTTCTTTTCCAAATAAGGGTCAAATTCAGCAATATTGGCATGCAAGTTTGGGATTAAAGAAGCAATACATAAAAGGGAGTAGAGAAAAATAACTGAATTACAACTAAATGAGGCCattgttttttttaatatttcttttgtttttattatggtagcagaataacttttttgttagtTAATTTCTGCTACCACCTGCAGCTTGGGAAATCCCAAGTTTTGGTAGTAGTTGATATTTGTAATGCAGATGAGTTCCCAAAGCTTGGGAATACAATAATAGTAAACACATATATACCACTAACATAGGAAAAGATAGGGACATATTTTTAGCGGGAACAACGGATGACCAAATACTAATTTGAGGTTGACAGTTATAGTTTTCCTAACTAACTTTtgaatgttttctttttctattttttgtgtgGAAAACACAAGTCAAGGGATGTTGAAACAAGGAAACATAAAAAGCGGATCTAGTCTAGGATAAAATCCCTAACTATATTTATAGTTCAAATTAATGGCTGTTGGTGTAGCCGTATCGGCTATATATGTCTACTTGTGCCTGTTAAATATGATCAAGAAGCCACAATTCAAACGAAAGTCTAGCTCTATAATGCTTGCCAATTTTTTTAACAGaacaataaaagaaatttcaaattacattaaataaatattctTAGACAAGCTTTACAAATGTTATATACTCTCTTCATTAATattacaacaacatacccagtgtaatCTCATAAGTAGGGTCTGAGAAGGGTAGTGTATATGTAGGCTTTACCCCTACTTTAAAAAAGATAGAGATGTTATTTCTGATAGACCTTCGGCTcaggaaaaataagaagaaatgaGTAACAAGTAATAACACCAGCAAGCCAATCAGAAAATCGAAGTGAACGAAACAACAAGTGATAACAGAAATATAAGAATAAGAAAAGACGACTAACACTATGTAGCACACTAATGCCACTGGTATGAACAAGGTAAATAAAAAACAGTCGGCCACCTAACCTTCTACGCGAAATCTCGActtccacaccttcctatcaaggatCATATTCTCGGTAAGCTGAAACATCGTCATCTCTTGTCTAATCACCTCACCTCAATAATTTTTCGGCATACCCCTACCTCTCCTTGGATCCTCCaaggtcaacctctcacacctcctcattAGGACATCAGTGTCTCTCCTCTTTACATGCCGAACCATCTAAATCTCGTTTCCCGCATCTTGTCTTCCACAGGTGCTACGCCCAGCTTTtctcgaataacttcattcctaattttatcCAACTAGGTATACCCG contains:
- the LOC107780166 gene encoding pectate lyase-like, with the protein product MASFSCNSVIFLYSLLCIASLIPNLHANIAEFDPYLEKKAEEALKSSLAAYNENPEELTDTFNKEVGETIFNGTRRHLKEEDKDDKDDNDGCKAYNPIDKCWRCDKNWANNRKALADCARGFGHGTTGGKDGKFYVVTDPSDDNVEEPKPGTLRHAVIQEEPLWIIFEKSMIIKLQQELMINNDKTIDGRGVSVHVAYGAGLTIQFVHNVIVHNIRVHHILSTSGGMIRDSIDHIGLRTVSDGDAISIFGANRIWIDHCTLTKGADGLIDAIMASTAITISNCKFNHHNDVMLLGANDAFPQDKIMQVTVAFNRFGKGCIQRMPRCRWGFFHVVNNDYAKWEMYAIGGTANPTIISQGNRFKASNNPNTKEVTNRNGAPESLWRNWQWRSEGDLFLNGAYFRESGPDIKHTPFTEHTSIKFEPAKFVGRLTRKAGVIKCKIGKAC